A window from Zingiber officinale cultivar Zhangliang chromosome 7A, Zo_v1.1, whole genome shotgun sequence encodes these proteins:
- the LOC122002777 gene encoding probable serine/threonine-protein kinase BSK3 isoform X3, with protein sequence MPNETLAKHLFHWESQPMKWAMRLRVVLYLAEALEYCTSKGRALYHDLNAYRVLFDESCNPRLSCFGLMKNSRDGKSYSTNLAFTPPEYLRTGRVTPESVIYSFGTLLLDVLSGKHIPPSHALDLIRGRDFNMLTDFCLEGQFSDEDGTEFVRLASRCLQYEQRERPNVKSIIHALTPLQKETEVPSYVLMDIPCGGASSIESLSLSPLGEACSRMDLTAIHEIMEAVGYKDDEGTANELSFQMWTNQMQETLNSKKKGDTAFRHKDFNTAIECYTQFIDVGTMVSPTVFARRCLSYLMNEMPQEALNDATQALVISPIWPSAFYLQAAALLTLGMEKEAREALRDGSLLEAKGNGAH encoded by the exons ATGCCCAATGAAACGCTTGCAAAGCACCTTTTCCACT GGGAATCACAACCAATGAAGTGGGCTATGCGACTAAGAGTGGTTCTCTACTTGGCTGAGGCCTTAGAATATTGCACCAGTAAGGGTCGTGCACTCTATCATGATCTTAATGCCTACAGAGTTTTATTTGACGAA AGCTGTAATCCGAGACTATCATGTTTTGGCCTGATGAAGAACAGCCGAGATGGCAAGAGTTATAGTACTAATTTAGCATTTACACCTCCAGAATATTTGAGAACTG GAAGGGTTACACCAGAAAGTGTCATATATAGCTTTGGAACTTTGCTCCTTGATGTTCTAAGTGGAAAGCACATCCCTCCTAGCCAT GCCCTTGACTTGATACGCGGTCGCGATTTCAATATGTTGACAGACTTTTGTTTGGAAGGGCAATTCTCCGATGAAGATGGGACTGAATTTGTACGCTTGGCTTCAAGGTGCCTACAATATGAACAACGTGAACGTCCCAATGTGAAGTCAATAATACATGCGTTGACTCCCCTACAGAAGGAAACTGAA GTTCCCTCTTATGTTTTGATGGACATCCCTTGTGGTGGTGCATCCTCAATAGAGTCGCTTTCACTTTCTCCCCTGGGCGAAGCTTGTTCCAGAATGGATTTGACTGCAATTCATGAAATAATGGAAGCAGTTGGATACAAAGATGATGAAGGGACCGCCAATGAG ttGTCATTTCAAATGTGGACCAATCAAATGCAAGAAACACTCAACTCGAAAAAGAAGGGTGATACCGCTTTTCGGCACAAGGATTTTAATACAGCGATTGAGTGCTATACACAG TTTATTGATGTCGGGACGATGGTTTCACCAACAGTTTTTGCACGCCGTTGCTTATCATATCTGATGAATGAAATGCCCCAGGAAGCTCTTAACGATGCAACGCAGGCACTAGTTATATCACCTATATGGCCAAGTGCTTTCTATCTTCAGGCTGCTGCCCTTTTGACTCTTGGGATGGAGAAAGAAGCTCGAGAAGCACTCAGAGATGGTTCTTTGCTGGAAGCGAAAGGAAATGGGGCGCATTAA